From the genome of Mytilus trossulus isolate FHL-02 unplaced genomic scaffold, PNRI_Mtr1.1.1.hap1 h1tg001023l__unscaffolded, whole genome shotgun sequence:
GCCTTAGGTAGTCACAGGTGAAATGGATATATTGGTAGCTTGATAAGAAACCCTAGAATGTATAGCCATCACAATCTcattccccttttttttactagCCTTACCACAGAACTTATCCTCCTCCTCAACCCTCTAATATAGAGTTCTCTTACCCcccataagaaaaaaagagatcCGAACACCGTATAGATTACTATATACCCCCCTGCCTGTAAACGCTCTGGCTGATAGCCTCAGCCTACAATTAATAACAACAGAGGGGCTAGcacactttcaaaaaaaaaaaaaaaagaaagaacctCCTCACCCTGAATCTTATCACTAAAATTAGGCTGATTctgataattattaaattaaatcttgCTTTCCGGTGGATCTTAACCCTCCTTAGGTAGGAAAGAATTGCTACAAATAGAGTTAGTGTAACCATTAACCCTATTACAAAGTCTGTGGTGTACAACCCGTTCAACTCTACCCCCCCTATCGCGACTCTTGTGGCGCCCATACTTAGAATAGTTAGAACGCTTAACCCAATGACACTCATATTTAggttttttataataatcaatgCAATAAGTCTAATTGCCAACCTTTTAACCATAAGTAAGACAGACTTTATCTGACACATTCAGTGTAAATGAATTATACTAGTTTATATTATCTTACATACACCCTAACTAGAACTACTACACACACACTAGCCATAAGTATGACACATAGAAGAACAGTCCAACACAAACTCATTAACTTATCATAACGTAAACGAGGTAAAGAAGCACGAATAACCACAAAGAAGACCGCAAAAGCCATCATAAAGACCCCGATCAACGCTTCATTTCCCCCGAAAAATATCGCCGCCCTTATAACCCTTCTGAGAAGAATACTAGAGTACTCCGCAATAAATATAACTGCAAACCCCCCTCCGCTGTACTCCACGTTGTATCCTGACACTAATTCCGACTCTCCttccacaaaatcaaatggcgCCCGATTAGTTTCAGCTAGCATACACAGCATTCAGACAACTATAACTACGcacaaaggaaaaaagaaaaaaaaggacctTTGTTGGAACACCCTAATTTCTTGAAACATAAACACACCCGAGCACAGCACCacacaaaagaagataaatccTATAGGGATCTCATAAGAAATTCTTTGCGCCATCGCACGAACTGCACCTAGCAAAGAGTATTTAGAGTTAGAAGCCCATCCGGATATTATTACCCCGTAAACCCTGACTCTAGTAATAACTATAAACAGAATCACCCCGAAAACATAAAACACTTCAGCCGACTTATACGGGTATAAAAGCCATCCAAGTAAACTGATAGTTAATATTAGTGCAGGAGCCAAAATGAAGGGCCCTACGTTAGCACGTGTAGGCACAATAAACTCTTTACATAACAACTTACCTGCGTCACTAAAAGGCTGCAAGATCCCTATATAACTCACCTTGGATGGACCCTTTCGGATTATAATGATAGCCAAAATTTTACGTTCCAACAAAGTATAGAAGCCCACAGCGAGAAGCACCCCTACAAAAGGGATAACACCAACAACCACGCCTACTCAGTCCACCAGTGCAGCCTTAGTCGACCCCAAGGGAGTAAAAGAGTCCGCTGACACTTGACAAAGGCTTAATAGGATAGAGGCTCCAAAGAAAACAGCTACTCTCCTTAGAGTCTTAAATAGACACTCGACACTAACCATAATGAGACTGGGCTTAGCTTTGTAATTCACACACAAACAAGAGTATATCTTATAAGACGAGCTTAAATCGTATGCATTAGGTCTGCCAGCTTGTGCCATGAAAGCAAGTATATATACTTATGAATTGATCCTAAATCAAACGCATTAGCTCTGCCAGCTCTCACAAAGATAAGAGCCACTACTCACGGCGCCTTAGGGGCATGAGCCCTATATCCTAATATTAGACCACCTTATCACTAAAAGCTACTTGCCCATTGTACaagttcattaaattaaaagtttaacgcttcttaaaagctttagcttattttttattttagttaagagCTTCCAAccatatgacaaaatatttctcaGGAATAAACTCAATCACAATCGGTATAAATCTATGGTTAACCCCGCAAATTTCAGAACACTGCCCGTAAATAATTCTACACTGGGAAGCTTTTATAGGAAGCCGATTAATTCGACCTGGGATGGCATCTACTTTAATTAGTAACTTAGGGAGTGCAAACGAATGGAGCACATCAGACCTTCTTACAAAAGCAGTTATTTGCACATCTGCTGGAGCCACCATCCGGTTATCAACATCCAACAAACGATACCCTCCTTTTCTAAATGTCTCCTGCTGGTCTTCTATGTAAGAATCAATTGTATAACACGAAATTCTTTCAGCGCTTTCTCTAGAGCTTGGAGTGTCTAAATTGCGACAAAATTCGTAAGATCAGTACCATTGTTTCCCAATCGCCTTAAAATTTCACCGGGGCCGTTTTACTTCTTCTATATAATATAGGTTAATTATAGAAGGAAACCACAACCCTACTAACATCAACATTGGCACAATAGTCCATCAAAATTCTAATCGTTGACGGTTCAAGAAATGGCGATAAGAAAATTTAGTAAGAAGGATTACGCatcctatatatataacaaagaccaACACAGCCACTGCTACTATCATCACAAAACCATGGTACCGGAACAGGTCTTTCCCTAGTTCCCCATGGACAATATCACCAAAATATCGACTCCCgtaaaaagacatatttatatttttctacacttaTTAGCCCACTCACGTGCGCTACTTTCGcgatttactaattttaataacttgaaataagctaaaaacttaaaccattTCAGGTCTACAGGACGACTCCTACAGAATTTAGGGTATTCAAGCAGCTTGTCCCACACCCACAAAGAAAGAGGGTTTAATAACAACCTAGAGAAATAAATGACTGAAAGACACTGCCCCAAAATGATATAAGGCTCCCGCACTGGGCGAGCACCAATCCATGTTAACCTAATAAACCTACCAACCAACACTCAAAACACTACTTGATTAAACGGGTAAAAACATAAACTTCGATACTTACCTCTGTGAAGACTAGGAATTAGGTATAATACTACAATcgacaaaaacataacatatacccCCCCCGCTTTATGAGGAATTGAACGAAGGATTGCATAAGCAAACATAAAATACCACTCAGGCTGAACATGGATTGGCGTTTTTATAGGATTAGCAGGCCAATAGTTTAAATGATTCCCTAACAGCTCAGGATCCACAcacactaaatatataaaaaagaacctaAAGCAAACATAACCAAAAAGATCTTTAATAGTATAGAAGGGGTGGAAGGGCACACACATAGTACCTCTTTCAATACCCAAAGGGTTATTACTCCCTttctcatgtaaaaaaaacaggtgtaaaaaaacaaccgcCACTATCACAAACGGTAAGAGAAAGTGTAAAGTATAAAACCGCTTTAGAGTTGCATTACACACGGTCCAACCCCCTCATACATAGCGGAGCATACTCTCTCCTACTACGGGGATCACTCTAAGTATATTAGTAATAACAGTAGCCCCCCAATATGACATTTGCCCCCAAGGCAAAGTGTAACCGAGGAAAGCCTCCGCCatagttaacaaaaacaaatgcacccCAAAATACCACACTGTCTTATCTAAATAAGACCCATAATACAGCCCACGAGCAATGTGCgcataaatacagataaaaaacaTAGAGGACCCATTTGCATGAATATTACGCAACATTCATCCTTTTTCCACATTACGCATAATATGTACTACAGAATCGAATGCCATGTCTTCATGAGCAGTATAATGAGTTGACAATAAAAGACCCCTTAGAAGTTGGATAATTAGGCACAAGCCTAGTATAGAGCCAAACCTTCACCAAGCGTTTAAGTTTACAGGACAAGGCAAATCATAGAACCTGTCATTCATAATCTTCACCAACTTATTAGTACTTCGTCACGGACCAACCCTCTTAGGCGTGTTAATATTATTCACAGTATTGTTACCAACCATCTCATAAGAAAGGCCTACACCTTGTTTATGAGTTTACAGCTCACCACCTCTTCCTCGGCCACCTcatgaatttttgttatatatacaggcACAAACCCCCCGCACACCGCATTTTTTTATGAGTACACATAAgcttggacccccctttttacacCTCTGAAGACACCCAAAGTGTTAAGTGTCCAACTTTGTTTTTGCtccatttttactttatttttaattagactTAAAGCGACCAACAACTTACGCTtcaaaaatttttttatttttaagatacacGCCTCGTTTTCGAACCGAAAACCACATGAGCAACCAGAGCTGGGGTAAATGAGGAAATAAACGTCTCAAATCCCCATTATCCTACAGCTTACAATTAGCTATAGAGCCCAAGTAACTTAGAATTTAAGGGTCAAATTCACCACTTTCTCTGCCAATAATTAGGTTGAATCTCATGTGGTCCTGAAGAATGCTTACTCCCCGCAAAGGCTTTGTAGCCTTTCAAGCATACACTAAAACCA
Proteins encoded in this window:
- the LOC134703421 gene encoding LOW QUALITY PROTEIN: cytochrome c oxidase subunit 2-like (The sequence of the model RefSeq protein was modified relative to this genomic sequence to represent the inferred CDS: substituted 3 bases at 3 genomic stop codons); its protein translation is MSFYGSRYFGDIVHGELGKDLFRYHGFVMIVAVAVLVFVIYIGCVILLTKFSYRHFLNRQRLEFXWTIVPMLMLVGLWFPSIINLYYIEEVKRPRXNFKAIGKQWYXSYEFCRNLDTPSSRESAERISCYTIDSYIEDQQETFRKGGYRLLDVDNRMVAPADVQITAFVRRSDVLHSFALPKLLIKVDAIPGRINRLPIKASQCRIIYGQCSEICGVNHRFIPIVIEFIPEKYFVIWLEALN
- the LOC134703422 gene encoding LOW QUALITY PROTEIN: cytochrome b-like (The sequence of the model RefSeq protein was modified relative to this genomic sequence to represent the inferred CDS: substituted 5 bases at 5 genomic stop codons), with the protein product MVGNNTVNNINTPKRVGPXRSTNKLVKIMNDRFYDLPCPVNLNAWXRFGSILGLCLIIQLLRGLLLSTHYTAHEDMAFDSVVHIMRNVEKGXMLRNIHANGSSMFFICIYAHIARGLYYGSYLDKTVWYFGVHLFLLTMAEAFLGYTLPWGQMSYWGATVITNILRVIPVVGESMLRYVXGGWTVCNATLKRFYTLHFLLPFVIVAVVFLHLFFLHEKGSNNPLGIERGTMCVPFHPFYTIKDLFGYVCFRFFFIYLVCVDPELLGNHLNYWPANPIKTPIHVQPEWYFMFAYAILRSIPHKAGGVYVMFLSIVVLYLIPSLHRGKYRSLCFYPFNQVVFXVLVGRFIRLTWIGARPVREPYIILGQCLSVIYFSRLLLNPLSLWVWDKLLEYPKFCRSRPVDLKWFKFLAYFKLLKLVNRESSAREWANKCRKI